From one Lolium rigidum isolate FL_2022 chromosome 4, APGP_CSIRO_Lrig_0.1, whole genome shotgun sequence genomic stretch:
- the LOC124707147 gene encoding probable beta-1,4-xylosyltransferase GT43E, giving the protein MHNDVGMVSSRRNSTGAFHRDSPVKDWTQFADPSPSPKLLYSQSYVVMRGLLASMASLDFALWSSTLKSACRSTERSKSKGMCCKRVAFQLFVFFMVGIFIGFTPFFSVDVSQKIVSRLPFDEGVDDKVKELDAIVVQKEVEVIDEPEVESPPVPAMLDDEVDFFEASSSAKPAVNDLVIPVRKLLIVVTITSVRPQQAYYLNRLAHVLKGVPPPLLWLVVEWPGTTVETADILRSSGVMYRHIMCRKNITNARKIAVCQRNNAIYHIKKHHLDGIVHFADEGRSYMGDVFEEMRKIRRFGTWPVANHDGTKYRVVLEGPTCKGNRITGWNTIQKKGSPRRFPIGFSGFAFNSTMLWDPQRWNRPALDSVIVHSGGRGGLQESRFIEKLVKHERQIEGLPDNCNRVMVWNFNLEPPQLNYPAGWSLWNNLEVNVPVT; this is encoded by the exons ATGCATAATGATGTTGGAATGGTGTCCAGCAGAAGGAACTCCACAGGGGCGTTCCACCGGGACAGCCCTGTCAAGGACTGGACCCAGTTCGCCGACCCCTCGCCGTCTCCCAAGCTGCTGTACTCGCAGTCCTACGTGGTGATGCGAGGGCTGCTGGCGTCGATGGCCTCGCTGGACTTCGCCCTGTGGTCAAGCACGCTCAAGTCCGCATGCCGGTCGACCGAGAGATCGAAATCCAAGGGGATGTGCTGCAAGAGGGTCGCCTTCCAGCTATTCGTGTTCTTCATGGTCGGCATCTTCATCGGGTTCACGCCCTTCTTCTCGGTCGACGTCTCTCAGAAGATTGTCTCGAGGCTTCCGTTCGACGAAGGGGTGGACGATAAGGTTAAGGAGCTGGATGCGATCGTGGTGCAGAAAGAGGTCGAGGTGATCGACGAGCCCGAGGTCGAGAGCCCTCCTGTTCCTGCAATGCTGGATGACGAGGTCGATTTTTTCGAAGCTTCGTCATCTGCGAAACCTGCTGTTAATGATCTGGTCATCCCCGTGAGGAAGCTGCTGATAGTGGTCACGATTACTTCTGTTCGGCCACAGCAGGCGTATTACCTGAATCGGCTAGCACATGTTCTGAAAGGGGTACCGCCTCCTCTTTTATGGTTAGTGGTGGAATGGCCTGGTACTACCGTTGAAACGGCGGATATCCTCAGGTCTTCTGGGGTTATGTACAGGCATATTATGTGCAGGAAGAATATTACCAATGCACGCAAGATTGCTGTCTGTCAAAGGAACAATGCAATCTATCATATTAAAAAGCATCACCTTGATGGCATAGTGCATTTTGCTGATGAAGGGCGGTCATACATGGGCGACGTATTTGAAGAAATGCGGAAAATCAG GCGCTTTGGCACATGGCCTGTAGCAAACCATGATGGAACTAAGTACAGGGTGGTTTTAGAAGGTCCTACGTGTAAAGGTAATCGAATCACTGGATGGAACACAATTCAGAAGAAGGGTTCACCTCGGCGATTCCCAATTGGTTTCTCTGGGTTCGCTTTCAACAGTACAATGCTCTGGGATCCTCAGAGGTGGAACCGCCCAGCTTTGGATTCTGTTATTGTCCACTCCGGTGGTAGAGGTGGTTTGCAG GAGTCGCggtttattgagaagcttgttaaACATGAGCGTCAAATAGAGGGCCTTCCAGACAATTGCAACCGAGTTATGGTCTGGAATTTCAATTTGGAACCTCCTCAGCTCAACTATCCCGCCGGGTGGTCATTGTGGAACAACCTTGAAGTCAATGTACCTGTAACATAA